The Pleuronectes platessa chromosome 11, fPlePla1.1, whole genome shotgun sequence genome includes a window with the following:
- the tulp4b gene encoding LOW QUALITY PROTEIN: tubby-related protein 4 (The sequence of the model RefSeq protein was modified relative to this genomic sequence to represent the inferred CDS: substituted 1 base at 1 genomic stop codon), translated as MLAAVEHGPILCSDSNILCLSWKGRVPKSEKDKPVCRRRYYEEGWLATGNGRGVVGVTFTSSHCRRDRSTPQRINFNLRGHNSEVVLVRWNEPFQKLATCDMEGGIFVWIQYEGRWSVELVNDRGAQVSDFTWSHDGTQALIAYRDGFVLVGSVSGQRHWSSEINLESQITCGIWTPDDQQVLFGTADGQVIVMDCHGRMLAHVLLHESDGIVSMSWNCPNFLVEDSTESDTDSDDNILPLVGVTXIIFSVFLQVRRVKPLLTVTFLSGDISLMNNYDDLSPAVIRSGLKDVEAQWCSQGDLLAVAGMERHGLPPDSSCGSIMRNALVKFYNVQGEHIYTLETPAQRPITTICWGHRDSRLFLACGPALYVVRVEHRVASLQLLCQQGIASALREEKDVGKLNMPSLLCSYVTTAFIPTIKPPIPDPNNIRDFVSYPTAGNERLHCTMKRAEDSPEAGGPCYTLYLEYLGGLVPILKGRRISKLRPEFIIMDPKTDNKAEEVCVNPMISYADSCNCSDSSDIELSDEWVGKKSPKLSRRNRSEMFQRMNIESRKSPKLSRTNQEGQRSPRLPTKKPPIRSPSLTRREFSMDGITEHNYLAQVTSNIWGTKFKIVGLASFLPANLGAVIYKTSLLHLQPRQMTIYLPEVRKISHDFMSLPVFNPNVFSEDEDDLPVMGPSGVAGDNPSCTVNIPIAPIHSPAQAMSPTQSIGLVQSLLANQNIQLDVLTNPTATAAAAVAAAAASVPVTDHSQDAVASPYPVPTRYSNPGQVIFNGLEMGPLLPGTLPPPPQHLPPHPQRPLGLERIEHMQMHTLKPSLPRTLPPSFSDTDGSIEIQMRKVNPPPPYPGTAVSAIAGAAAAAATATPQTLVTNSPSILATDPCLKKDDFLLHPVTLQYPTPLGYERITTFDSSGNVEEVCRPRRRLIRNQNAYTVHGIGGSATLRVTSSENKKVQLPYSSATLSRLSVPRYSIPSGDPPPYPDPANQVTATLPHPQRSDSSLIHATLRRDRRDVGLKVPQMMESSRTLPTKAKMNSALALSYQQRVPSALYTCTQCSGTVVRQEFPTGKSSHHSTIIVHSKSTSPLASHSSYSLLGAVDNSRDRTVYVNSAYTEDETLNQQSHLEKSMRQLTLGDVSLTVKRPPPYQWDTSTAEEFWLTPEQTMLAPQPGPHKPPPIIISQAQQLDMTRLPFVLTTKSPSSTTTGTLTFPSGYQISLSPFPPGVGHGGPPLQTLQNPPPQCSPNEVPFAQQDPTLVLPPGYPSSLANLACCPLPPMYPGTSSCSGLQLHPVNLQPWNPYPCPPPMQDPPAPPLPTKTHQILEKPILSPPPPTGPPPPPPLPPPPPPTDLPPSKSATEDLTESANNFPEPSSLNESPVPQESERFNKKSRKRLDSRAEEANMTTLSEGKSRKEGRALSDFNTLISSPRLGSREKKKPKGPREQLNKTKKMSRTTNEFQDSSESEPELFISGDELMNQNQSSKKSWKNKRSMRMASELEEIKCRKANEREDRSLGSQGFVYVMANKQPLWNEATQVYQLDFGGRVTQESAKNFQIELDGRQVMQFGRIDGNAYILDFQYPFSAVQAFAVALANVTQRLK; from the exons ATGTTGGCTGCCGTGGAACATGGTCCCATCCTCTGCAGCGACTCCAACATCCTCTGCCTCTCGTGGAAAGGCCGGGTGCCCAAGAGCGAGAAGGACAAGCCGGTGTGTCGGAGGCGCTACTATGAGGAGGGCTGGCTCGCCACGGGGAACGGGAGGGGAGTCGTTGGGGTGACGTTTACATCGAGTCACTGCAGGAGGGACAGGAGTACCCCTCAGAGAATCAATTTTAACCTGCGAGGACACAACAGCGAG GTTGTCTTGGTGCGTTGGAATGAGCCCTTTCAGAAGCTGGCCACCTGCGATATGGAGGGAGGTatttttgtgtggatccagTATGAAGGAAGATGGTCTGTGGAGTTAGTGAACGACAGAGGAGCCCAG GTGAGTGACTTCACCTGGTCACATGACGGCACTCAAGCCCTCATCGCGTACAGGGACGGATTTGTGTTAGTCGGCTCAGTCAGTGGACAGAGACACTGGTCCTCAGAGATTAACCTGGAGAGTCAGATCACCTGTGGCATCTGGACCCCTGACGATCAGCAG GTGTTGTTTGGTACAGCAGATGGTCAGGTGATAGTGATGGACTGCCACGGCCGGATGCTTGCCCATGTTCTGTTGCACGAGTCTGACGGGATCGTGAGCATGTCCTGGAACTGCCCCAATTTCCTGGTGGAGGACAGCACAGAGAGCGACACTGACTCTGACGACAATATTCTGCCTTtag TCGGAGTTACCTGAataattttttctgttttcctccaaGTGCGGCGAGTCAAGCCACTGTTAACAGTCACCTTCTTATCGGGAGATATCAGTTTGATGAACAACTATGATGACCTCTCTCCTGCTGTAATTCGCTCAGGGCTGAAAG ATGTTGAAGCCCAGTGGTGCTCCCAGGGAGATCTGCTGGCTGTGGCCGGCATGGAGAGACACGGGCTTCCCCCCGACTCTTCGTGTGGATCCATCATGAGGAACGCCCTCGTTAAGTTTTATAACGTCCAAGGAGAACACATCTACACTTTGGAGACACCGGCGCAG AGACCCATCACCACCATCTGTTGGGGTCACAGAGACTCTCGTCTCTTCCTTGCCTGCGGCCCCGCTCTGTACGTGGTGCGTGTGGAGCACAGGGTCGCCAGCCTCCAGCTCCTATGCCAGCAGGGCATCGCCAGCGCCCTGCGAGAGGAGAAGGATGTGGGGAAACTCAACATGCCGTCGTTGCTCTGCTCTTATGTCACCACTGCCTTCATACCAACCATCAAG CCCCCGATCCCTGACCCCAACAACATCCGGGACTTTGTCAGCTATCCCACAGCTGGCAACGAGAGGCTCCACTGCACCATGAAGCGGGCGGAGGACAGCCCGGAGGCGGGCGGACCCTGCTACACTCTCTACCTGGAATATTTAGGAGGGCTGGTGCCTATTCTCAAAGGAAGGAGGATCAGCAAATTACGGCCCGAGTTCATCATCATGGATCCCAAAACAGACAACAAAGCAG aggaggtgtgtgtgaacCCGATGATCTCATACGCCGACAGCTGTAACTGCTCAGACTCCAGTGACATTGAGTTGAGCGACGAGTGGGTCGGGAAGAAGTCACCAAAGTTATCCCGAAGAAACAGGTCAGAAA TGTTTCAAAGGATGAACATAGAATCAAGAAAATCCCCTAAACTCTCACGGACCAATCAGGAAGGCCAGCGGTCGCCACGATTACCGACAAAGAAGCCTCCGATCCGATCTCCCAGTCTGACACGACGGGAGTTTTCTATGGATGGAATCACTGAG cacAACTACCTTGCTCAAGTCACATCCAACATTTGGGGAACAAAGTTCAAAATAGTGGGACTTGCTTCGTTCCTCCCCGCCAACCTTGGAGcag TCATCTATAAGACCAGTTTACTTCATTTGCAACCGAGGCAGATGACGATCTACCTGCCGGAAGTGCGAAAGATTTCTCACGACTTTATGAGCCTGCCTGTGTTCAACCCTAATGTGTTCAGTGAAGATGAGGACGATTTACCAG ttatGGGGCCATCGGGAGTGGCAGGAGACAATCCTTCCTGTACGGTCAACATTCCCATCGCTCCCATCCACAGCCCGGCTCAGGCCATGTCCCCGACTCAGAGTATCGGCCTGGTTCAGTCGCTCCTGGCCAATCAGAATATTCAGCTCGATGTTTTGACCAACCCCACAGCCACTGCGGCGGCGGCAGTCGCAGCAGCTGCGGCTTCTGTCCCGGTCACCGATCACAGCCAGGATGCAGTTGCATCCCCGTACCCAGTACCGACCAGATACTCAAACCCTGGCCAGGTGATCTTCAACGGGCTGGAGATGGGTCCTCTTCTTCCTGGTACTCTACCACCTCCGCCTCAACATCTCCCGCCTCACCCACAGCGGCCTC TGGGGCTAGAACGAATCGAGCACATGCAGATGCACACTCTGAAGCCAAGTCTGCCAAGGACTTTACCCCCCTCCTTCAGCGACACAGATGGGTCCATCGAGATTCAGATGAGGAAGgtgaatcctcctcctccatatcCAGGCACTGCAGTCTCTGCAATTGCAGGcgcagccgcagccgcagccacAGCCACACCTCAGACTCTTGTCACAAACAGCCCGAGCATCCTGGCAACCGACCCCTGTCTGAAGAAGGATGACTTCTTGCTTCACCCCGTCACTTTGCAGTACCCGACTCCTCTGGGGTATGAAAGGATCACGACCTTTGACAGCAGTGGCAATGTGGAGGAGGTCTGTCGGCCACGCAGGCGCCTCATTCGAAACCAAAATGCATACACTGTGCATGGCATCGGAGGCTCTGCCACACTCAGAGTCACCTCCTCTGAGAATAAAAAAGTTCAGCTTCCGTACAGCTCAGCAACACTGAgtcgtctctctgtccctcgaTACTCGATACCAAGTGGAGACCCTCCTCCCTACCCTGATCCGGCCAATCAAGTAACTGCCACACTTCCTCATCCCCAGAGAAGCGACAGCAGTCTTATTCATGCCACTCTACGTCGTGACCGCAGGGACGTGGGACTGAAAGTGCCGCAAATGATGGAAAGCTCAAGAACCCTTCCCACCAAGGCAAAAATGAACAGTGCATTAGCTCTCTCCTACCAGCAGAGGGTGCCCAGTGCattgtacacatgcacacagtgca GTGGCACGGTGGTGAGGCAGGAATTCCCAACGGGGAAAAGTTCACATCACAGTACGATTATCGTGCACTCCAAGAGCACCTCCCCTCTGGCATCCCACTCATCGTACAGTCTGCTGGGTGCTGTTGATAACAGCCGGGACAGAACAGTGTACGTAAACTCCGCCTATACTGAAGACGAGACTTTAAATCAACAGAGTCACCTTGAAAAATCGATGCGTCAGTTGACTCTCGGAGATGTCAGTTTGACGGTGAAACGCCCTCCGCCTTACCAGTGGGACACATCCACGGCCGAGGAGTTTTGGCTCACCCCAGAGCAAACCATGTTAGCTCCTCAACCAGGACCTCATAAACCACCTCCAATCATCATTAGTCAGGCTCAACAATTGGACATGACACGCCTTCCGTTTGTGCTCACAACGAAATCGCCATCAAGTACGACCACGGGCACTCTTACTTTCCCATCAGGTTACCAGATATCCCTCTCACCTTTTCCACCAGGTGTGGGTCACGGCGGTCCCCCACTTCAGACCTTACAGAACCCTCCACCACAATGCTCTCCAAACGAAGTCCCTTTTGCTCAGCAGGATCCCACTTTGGTCTTACCACCCGGTTACCCTTCAAGTCTCGCTAACCTGGCttgctgccccctccctccgATGTATCCTGGAACCAGCTCATGTTCTGGACTCCAGCTGCACCCTGTCAACCTCCAACCCTGGAACCCCTACCCCTGCCCACCACCCATGCAAGACCCTCCAGCACCTCCCCTCCCAACCAAAACCCATCAGATTTTAGAGAAGCCGATTCTCTCCCCACCTCCCCCGACTGGACCACCCCCGCCACCTCCTCTCCCGCCTCCCCCTCCACCTACCGATCTACCACCATCCAAAAGTGCCACAGAGGATTTGACAGAGTCTGCGAACAATTTTCCAGAGCCATCATCCCTGAATGAGAGCCCTGTGCCGCAGGAGTCGGAGCGCTTCAACAAGAAGAGCCGTAAAAGACTGGACAGCAGGGCTGAGGAGGCCAACATGACCACCCTCTCCGAGGGCAAGTCCAGGAAGGAAGGGCGAGCGCTCTCTGACTTCAACACGCTCATTTCCAGCCCGAGGCTtggcagcagagagaagaagaagcccaAAGGGCCGAGAGAGCAACTCAATAAAACCAAGAAGATGAGCAGGACAACGAATGAGTTCCAGGATAGTTCCGAGAGCGAGCCAGAGCTGTTCATTAGCGGCGATGAGCTCATGAACCAGAACCAGAGTAGTAAGAAGAGCTGGAAGAACAAGCGCAGCATGCGTATGGCGAGCGAGCTGGAGGAGATTAAATGTCGCAAGGCGAATGAAAGAGAGGACCGTAGTTTAGGCAGCCAAGGATTTGTCTACGTCATGGCCAATAAACAACCATTGTGGAACGAAGCCACGCAGGTCTACCAGCTGGACTTCGGAGGACGAGTCACGCAGGAGTCCGCAAAGAATTTTCAGATCGAGTTGGATGGTCGACAG GTGATGCAGTTCGGGAGGATCGATGGCAACGCCTACATCTTGGATTTCCAGTATCCTTTCTCAGCAGTGCAGGCATTTGCTGTGGCCTTGGCCAACGTGACTCAAAGGCTGAAgtga
- the myct1b gene encoding myc target protein 1 homolog: MAQNDTHPFLEMLKSFNVGDMILAFCLSVLVGLLLGAMVYVLLTWASRRRATARITRRSKKKSGVSQTSNPASNQMGLYRSTFLSVYRQPSLEPVGPLGSKPGPETSTFRPLSKRSRAGLEMAEDTQVSMPEDTVASNSSDSASLVPNKRHSFWLGGNGLKGFLPSQTPPPAYDSVIHAFEETCT; encoded by the exons ATGGCACAAAATGATACACATCCCTTTTTGGAAATGCTCAAATCATTTAATGTTG GTGATATGATTCTAgccttctgtttgtctgtccttgTGGGCCTGCTGCTCGGTGCCATGGTGTACGTTCTGTTGACCTGGGCGTCCAGGCGCCGGGCCACCGCCAGGATCACCAGGCGCTCCAAAAAGAAATCTGGCGTTTCACAAACCAGCAACCCCGCGAGCAACCAGATGGGTCTTTACCGCAGCACTTTCCTGAGTGTGTACAGACAGCCGTCCCTGGAGCCGGTGGGCCCTCTGGGGAGCAAGCCCGGGCCAGAGACCTCCACCTTTCGGCCTCTGTCCAAGAGGAGCAGGGCCGGCCTTGAGATGGCGGAGGACACGCAGGTCAGCATGCCTGAGGACACGGTGGCCTCCAACTCATCGGATTCAGCGTCACTGGTGCCAAACAAGCGACACTCCTTCTGGTTGGGGGGCAATGGACTTAAAGGCTTCCTCCCCTCACAGACCCCCCCTCCTGCCTACGACAGTGTGATCCATGCTTTTGAAGAGACTTGCACTTGA